AGTTGGCTACACACCGAACGGGTACCGGCTGCTGGTCATGCGCGGTGACGCATTAGACACGCCGCAGCGATTCAACGGCACTTCTGTTGAAGTGGAACTGGAAACAGAGATTAACGAAACGCTTTACAGTTTAATGGAGGAAGGCTTTGAGCCTCACTATGCACTAGTTTATGAAGACGTGACAGAAGAACTTATCGAACTCGGGCGAAAGCTCGGTCTTGAAACGGTCGTGTACACCAATGAATGAAAGGGGGACGCCCGATGAGAAAAGTGGCAGTCGGCCAGGCGGGTGGCCCATCAGCGGTGATCAATGCCACACTTGCAGGGTTTATCGAACAGACGAGAAAAAATCATAAGCTCGTACTTGTAGAAAACGGCTATCAAGGACTGGTGGAGGAAAGGTTTCTTCCAGGGACCTCCGATTCCCTTACCTGGGTGGTGAACCACCGGCACGTTCCGGGGGCCTGTTTGAAGTCCGGCAGATATCCGCTTGAGAAGGCGGCGATTGCAAAAGCGGTCGCCAACTTAAAAAAACACCAGATTGATACTCTTGTATTTATCGGAGGCAACGGGACAATGGAAGCCCTCTACCATATTCAGCAAGAGGCGGAAAGAAACGGCTATCCGCTCCAGGTGATCGGTCTTCCGAAAACAGTGGATAATGACATCGGAGCAACGGATCATGCCCCTGGTTTTGCGAGTGCCGCTAATTACGTAGCAAGGACGACAAAAGATATGAGCCGCGACTTATATGCGATGAATAACTTCGAACAGATCCGCGTGCTGGAAACGATGGGCAGAAATGCCGGATGGCTGGCGCTGGCCGCAGGTGCTTATCGCACCTTTAACGAAGAAGGGCCGCACTTTATTGCCGTCCCTGAAGAACAGCTGAATAAAGAAGCACTCCTTCAGACGGTAAGGAAGGCGATTAAATCGTACGGATACGCTCTCGTAGTTGTCAGTGAAGGTGTTCAGTGGCAAGAGGGCAGGCAAATGGAACTGAATCGCGTAGACGGACGGACGGTGCTGGGTGGAATTTCTAAAGAGATACGTGACTTTTTAAGTCAGGAATGCAAAGGAACCGCAAGAGCTGAGCTGCTGGGGATGAATCAGCGCTCTTCTTCTGCTTATGTATCCAAGGTGGATGCATTAGAAGCCTATCAGGCAGGCGTTGAAGGCGGCAGATGGGTCGAGGAAGGCAGAAATGGCTGTATGGTTTCGATTCGTCGAAAACAGGCAGATTATTATACAATAGAATTAAGACCTGTAAATCTATACGAGGTTATAGCTGAGGGAGAGCGACGCCTGCCGCCTTCTTTTATTAAAGAACGGGAGTCCTATTTCAAGTGGCTGCGCCCGCTTTTAGGAGGTGATGATCCTTCCTACCCTCCGCTTAAGCAAAGGAGAGTAGAATATAGTGAGTACTAAGATCGACCCGAATAAAGATTTAGCCCTTTACTTACAGCTGAAGGAATTGTTTATCGAACGCATTCACAACGGTGACTGGGCACCAGATCAATTGATCCCGACAGAGCAAGAACTAATGAAAGAATTCGATGTCAGCCGGACGACGATCCGCCAAGCTGTGTCCATTCTTGTTCAGGAAGGATTGGTCGAAAAAAAACAAGGCCGCGGCACAATTGTTAAGCCGAGAAAGCTCAGTGGCAACCTTACACAGCTGAAAGGCTTTGCCGAAGAGGTATTAGAAAGAGGTCAGACACCCCGAAGTAAACTGATTCGCGCCGAATTCAAATCCAACTTGTTTCATGAAAAGGCGATGCTTGAAGTGAAGGACGACGAGCCGATTCTGCTTGTAGAACGTATCCGTCTAGCCGATGAAACGCCGGTCGCCTTAGAGCGGACATGCTGGCCAAAAGATATCGGTGACATTCTAATCAAATATGACCTCGATGAAGCCCGCTATTATGAACTATTGGAAAACTACAAAGTGTACTTAAACCGGGCTAATGAAAAGATCTCTGCTATCAATGCAACCATTGATGAAGCGGATGCGCTTGGCATCCGGGCTGGCGAAGCGCTGCTTGAGATGACGCGCTTAAGCTTTGGAGTGAATGATCGTCCCATTGAATATACGAAAACGAAATATCGAAATGATCAGTACCATTATAATATTGACCTGAAACGATAAGAAGGAGGATTTTGTAATGCCTTTTGTAAATGGAAAAACGATGCTTGAACAAGCCCGAAAGCATGGCTATGGAGTCGGTGCCTTCAGTGCCCATAACGCTGAAACAATTGTCGCCATTCTAGAGGCGGCAGAAGAAAAGCAAGCGCCGGTTATGATTCAAATTGGACAGAAAGTCATTCAAACCCTTGGGCTTGAACCGATGAAAGCAATGGTTGACAGCTTTGCCGAACATTATTCGATCCCAGTGGCCATCCACTTGGATCACAGCAGGGAGTTTGCTCAAACGATGCGCGCCATTCAGCTCGGCTTCCAATCGGTCATGTTTGATGGTTCAGCCCTATCGTTTGAAGAAAATACAACGATTTCACAACGCGTGGCAGCAGCAGCGAAGGCGCTTGGTATCGGCAGCGAAGGCGAAATTGGCAAAATCGGCGGAACTGAGGATGACATTACAGTGGATGAAAAGGATGCTCTCATTACGACGACAGATGAAGCGCTTGATTTTGTCAACGCGACGGATGTCGATTACTTAGCGGTATCGATCGGCACCGCCCATGGTATCTATAAGGAAACACCGAAGCTCCGTTTCGAGCGTTTAGAGGAAATTGCAAAAGCAGTAAATCGTCCGATTGTTCTTCATGGCGGCTCAGACGTACCTGACGAGCAGGTGAGGCAGGCCATTACGCTTGGCATCGCCAAAATCAATGTAGATACTGAACTGCGCCAGGCCTATACGAAAGGTCTGCAGGCCTACATGAACGAGAATCCGGATGACTTTGTACTCGCCAATTCATTAGGGGAAGCGGGGCAAGTGATGAAGGAAAAAGTGAAAGAAAAGATTGACGTATTTGGAAGTACCGGGCGTGCCGCTGATTTCTACGTAAATAAAAAGGTCGTAACGTTATAATCTTTAAAGGAGGTCATCACAATGAATGTAATGACAGCAGCCCATTCATACGGATTGTTTATCGGAGGTGAATGGGTCGACAAGCAGGAAACAGCCCCAGTCGTTAATAAATATACGCAAGCGGTGATGGCAGAAACAGCAGTCACCGAGAAAGAGGACGTCAAGCAAGCCGTGGAAGCAGCAAAATCTGCCTTTCAAACTCCATTTTCCATGTATGATCGCTACCAGATCCTGCTTAACGTCGCCCGTCTGTTACGAGAACATACAGACGAATTCGCAAATGTCATCGCTGAGGAAGTCGGCAAGCCGATCAATGAGGCCAAAGGAGAAGTAGCACGCTCCGCTTTAACGTTGGAAAATTCCGCAGAAGAGGCGAAGCGGATTCACGGAGAAGGTATTCCAGTGGAAGCAGCCCCCGGTTCAGAAAACCGCACCTCCTTTACCCGCCGTTATCCAGTCGGCATCGTTGCTGCAATCACGCCATTTAACGTACCGTTAAACCTCGTCTGTCATAAAATTGGTCCGGCTATTGCCGCCGGTAACAGTGTGATCTTAAAGCCTGCCGAACAGACCCCTGTCTCAGCTCTATTACTGGCACGATTGTTTGAAAAAGCCGGTCTGCCAAAAGGCCGCCTAAATGTTCTAACAGGAGAAGGACATGTGATCGGGCCAATGCTGACAGCTCAACCTGATATCACAATGTTTACCTTTACCGGCAGCCCAAAAGTCGGGCAGTTGATTCGTGAACAAGCAGGTCTGCGTAACGTCGCTTTAGAGCTTGGAAATAATTCCGCTACCGTTGTTCATAGAGATGCCAATTTAGAGAAAGCTGCAGAACTTGTTGCACAGAAAAGCTTTAACAACGCCGGGCAGGTATGTATTTCTGTCCAGA
This Halobacillus salinarum DNA region includes the following protein-coding sequences:
- a CDS encoding diphosphate--fructose-6-phosphate 1-phosphotransferase, which produces MRKVAVGQAGGPSAVINATLAGFIEQTRKNHKLVLVENGYQGLVEERFLPGTSDSLTWVVNHRHVPGACLKSGRYPLEKAAIAKAVANLKKHQIDTLVFIGGNGTMEALYHIQQEAERNGYPLQVIGLPKTVDNDIGATDHAPGFASAANYVARTTKDMSRDLYAMNNFEQIRVLETMGRNAGWLALAAGAYRTFNEEGPHFIAVPEEQLNKEALLQTVRKAIKSYGYALVVVSEGVQWQEGRQMELNRVDGRTVLGGISKEIRDFLSQECKGTARAELLGMNQRSSSAYVSKVDALEAYQAGVEGGRWVEEGRNGCMVSIRRKQADYYTIELRPVNLYEVIAEGERRLPPSFIKERESYFKWLRPLLGGDDPSYPPLKQRRVEYSEY
- a CDS encoding class II fructose-bisphosphate aldolase; translation: MPFVNGKTMLEQARKHGYGVGAFSAHNAETIVAILEAAEEKQAPVMIQIGQKVIQTLGLEPMKAMVDSFAEHYSIPVAIHLDHSREFAQTMRAIQLGFQSVMFDGSALSFEENTTISQRVAAAAKALGIGSEGEIGKIGGTEDDITVDEKDALITTTDEALDFVNATDVDYLAVSIGTAHGIYKETPKLRFERLEEIAKAVNRPIVLHGGSDVPDEQVRQAITLGIAKINVDTELRQAYTKGLQAYMNENPDDFVLANSLGEAGQVMKEKVKEKIDVFGSTGRAADFYVNKKVVTL
- a CDS encoding GntR family transcriptional regulator; its protein translation is MSTKIDPNKDLALYLQLKELFIERIHNGDWAPDQLIPTEQELMKEFDVSRTTIRQAVSILVQEGLVEKKQGRGTIVKPRKLSGNLTQLKGFAEEVLERGQTPRSKLIRAEFKSNLFHEKAMLEVKDDEPILLVERIRLADETPVALERTCWPKDIGDILIKYDLDEARYYELLENYKVYLNRANEKISAINATIDEADALGIRAGEALLEMTRLSFGVNDRPIEYTKTKYRNDQYHYNIDLKR
- a CDS encoding aldehyde dehydrogenase family protein encodes the protein MNVMTAAHSYGLFIGGEWVDKQETAPVVNKYTQAVMAETAVTEKEDVKQAVEAAKSAFQTPFSMYDRYQILLNVARLLREHTDEFANVIAEEVGKPINEAKGEVARSALTLENSAEEAKRIHGEGIPVEAAPGSENRTSFTRRYPVGIVAAITPFNVPLNLVCHKIGPAIAAGNSVILKPAEQTPVSALLLARLFEKAGLPKGRLNVLTGEGHVIGPMLTAQPDITMFTFTGSPKVGQLIREQAGLRNVALELGNNSATVVHRDANLEKAAELVAQKSFNNAGQVCISVQRVYVHKDIYAEFLQKVKAAAEQIKLGDPKEEATQMGPMIAEEEAVRVEQWVKEAVDQGAVVETGGVRDGVFFHPTILTNVDQDMKVCRQEVFGPVVAVDAYTKEEEVINRVNDSEYGLQAGLFTNSLSFAMKAMDEIHVGGLMINDTSGYRVDHMPYGGVKKSGTGKEGPRYVIEEMTEEKIIVFNR